CCGCTGCATCATCGGAAGCATGGAATACCCGCCTCCGAAAGTCAGCAGCCCGATGGTAAAGAAACGTCCGTAAAGTGAAAGAAGCTTTTTCATCAATAATCGCTCAGGTATATGATCTTGCCGGACATATCCACGCCCGCGATCATATATTTCATCGAACTCTTAGCCGGAAGCGCTCCGATCACCTCGACGGTCGGGACATCGGCCGAAACCGTAATCCGATAGAGTATCATGCGGCTGTATCCGCTCTCGGTGTGATAGGCCTTCATCAGGAGATTGCCGTCCGGATACAGGAATAATTCATAAGTGTTGTTGGCGGTCGTACCGGTGATCGGAATATAGCGGTTTTCCGACGGCTGGGTAAGTATGGTGGTTTTCAGGGAATACTTCCCTAGGGTATCAGGTGTATACAGATTTACGCTCATGCTTGTCCACCATGCGGAATAGGGATCCATCGAAATACCGTAAATCCAACCGCCCCGAATAATGCCGGTTCGCAGCGTCAGCGGCAGAGAAATCGTTTCGTTTGTAGCGGTGTTGACCACAATCCAACAGGTGCTGGGCTCGTCCGAACCCGGAGTAAACAGACCCGCATATACCGCGGCATTACCGGAGGAATCAACTTGAACCGTCTGGGACAACGGCGCTCCGGTGCTGATATCCACCGGAGAATAATATCCGTCTGCGACATAGAAGGTTTTTTCGGTTCTGCCCAGATTGTCAATGACGGCGATCATAAGCTTGGTCTTATATAGTTCGTTCAATTCGGTTGCGCCTGCAATTTTTTCCGCAATTGCCGCGACATATTTATCGGAATTACGGTCATAAGCCATACCGGTGATGACATATTTGCCGTCCGGATCATTTGTCACCAGCGATGTGATTTCAAAATATTTAGTTACGACCGAAAAATTGACGGTCGAGAAAAACAGGATCTGGCGATTGGCGGTAAACAACAGATCGTTGCCCGCCCAAGAAACCGTATCGAGGGCGAACATCGGCATGGCTGAGGTCGTTTTCAGACCGGTATTCATATCCAAAATGACGCCGTAATAATGATCGCTGTCGCCGGTATCGGTCTGTTTATATAAAAACAATTTGGTGCAATCGGGAGAAAGCGGTCCCATAACATATTTTTCTCCGGGCCCGAATTCGGCGGCCATGGTTGTGGTACCAACCGCATCAGTGGTGTAGACGCGCTGAATGTTCGTGCTTTCGTTATATTGGACAAAAAACTCACCCAACGCTTCCATCGAGGTCGCCTGAGCTGTTTGATCTATTGATGCAAAATTATAACTTACCGGGTCTATCGCTGCAGAGATTTCGGATATCGGGACATATTCCTCGCCGGAATCAATGACCCGACCGCAGGCCGTCATCGTGATCAGCACTGTCAGTAAAACTGCCGAACCCAGCCTTATCCAATCCCTTTTGTTCTTCATTCGGTGACCTCTTTCAAAACAAAACGATTTCAGGCATTCTAAACACCCATAAAGCAATAATACCATAACTCCCCATAAAATTCAAGCATAAAGCCTTATTATGTCCTCGTCGTTTTGAGCGGAACGATCAAATGTTTTACCGTTTGCAATCCCGCATTATATATGATATAATACAGGTAATTTTGGGCAGGATTTCCGGGTGGTGTTTCATCCCGGCGCTTTCCCGAAAACAAATTTGGAGCCGAAGACCAAAATGAGAAAAATCAAGATTGCACCTTCCATCCTTTCCGCCGACTTTTCCGCGCTTGCCGCCGACTGTGCGTCGGTTCTTGAGAGCGGGGCGGACTTGCTCCATGTGGACGTTATGGACGGCCACTTTGTTCCCAATATCAGTTTTGCCTTTCCGATTATCGCCTCGCTGCGCAGACGCAGCGAAGCTTTTTTTGATGTCCATATCATGATCATGGAGCCGCAGAAATATGTCCGCAGATTCGCTGAAGCCGGTGCAGACGGCATCACCTTTCATCTGGAAGCTGATGGAGATCCGCTTATCACCGCCCAAATGATACGTGAAACCGGAAAGACCGTCGGCGTTTCAATCAAGCCGAAAACACCCGCCGAAGCGGTTTTTCCTCTGCTGTCGGCAGTTGATCTCGTTCTGGTCATGACCGTCGAACCCGGCTTCGGAGGACAGCGCTTTATGGCCGATATGCTGCCCAAAATCGAGGCGATTCGCAAAGAAGCTGACCGCATCGGCAAAAAAGATCTCATTCTCGAAGTGGACGGCGGCATCGACGACAAAACGGCGCCGCTCGTTGTCCGAGCCGGAGCCGATCAACTCGTCGCGGGATCTTTTATTTTCGGCGCAAAAGACCGTAAAAAAGCGATCGCTTCATTACGGGTGTAACGAAGCAATCGCTCACAAGAATTTGCGATAAAAAGACGCCGGCTGAATTTTATCGTTGCGGACGCAAGAGTTTTCCGAACACGTCTTCATCGGCAAGCAGCATAAAATCGGAAAGACAAACACTCTCATCGAGGTCTTCCCGCAAGACGGCAAATTCCGAAATAATATTCAATTCCTGCTCTTTTTGTTCATCCATGGTCAAAAAGAACCGACTGCCGTTTTCAAACAGCTTCATTCCGCTCTTTACAGCGTA
The Oscillospiraceae bacterium DNA segment above includes these coding regions:
- the rpe gene encoding ribulose-phosphate 3-epimerase, encoding MRKIKIAPSILSADFSALAADCASVLESGADLLHVDVMDGHFVPNISFAFPIIASLRRRSEAFFDVHIMIMEPQKYVRRFAEAGADGITFHLEADGDPLITAQMIRETGKTVGVSIKPKTPAEAVFPLLSAVDLVLVMTVEPGFGGQRFMADMLPKIEAIRKEADRIGKKDLILEVDGGIDDKTAPLVVRAGADQLVAGSFIFGAKDRKKAIASLRV